In one window of Pseudomonas chlororaphis subsp. chlororaphis DNA:
- the aauS gene encoding two-component sensor histidine kinase AauS, which produces MKCDPTLYRAAPPSLAVKPRLIRHLFLPPLVIALMIGLGYIGFWISEHYGIRSLSENGERQLELHAHAVESEISKYTYLPSLLELESSVSLLLNDPTPEHRQTVNNYLEGLNRRSRSRAIYVMDTTGRVLATSNWRDVDSYLGEDLSFRAYFQNAVRGQPGRFYGIGSTNGEPGYYLAHGLEEQGKIIGVAVVKVRLEALEERWQRARLEGFVSDENGIIILSSDPARRLRSVRPLSDDTKERLARSLQYYWFTLNELEPLARERLAEGVEKLTFPANTELVSDDKEISYLSQTRPLSDTPWNFTLLTPLKDLRREAINQGILVAVAFALVAFLLIAWNERRKVIATRLAAREALQEANNQLERRIAERTSDLRASNERLKGQIRERRQAEETLRRAQDELVQAGKLAAIGQMSTSIAHELNQPLAALRTLSGNTVRFLERGALDTASTNLKTINELIDRMGRITASLRSFARRGEDQGEASLGKAVDAALQLLNARLENLPLQLHRDFSEVQVRIDQTRLEQILVNLIGNALDAMQAQPRPELWLEGESVEGKYRLRVRDNGHGIDAEARKHLFEPFFTTKPGEQGLGLGLTLSASLAAATGGNLGVEHPADGGTAFVLSLPLVSPTQAELL; this is translated from the coding sequence ATGAAATGCGACCCCACTCTCTATCGCGCCGCGCCGCCATCACTCGCCGTGAAACCCCGTCTGATCCGCCACCTGTTCCTGCCGCCACTGGTCATCGCGCTGATGATCGGCCTGGGCTACATCGGCTTCTGGATCAGCGAGCACTACGGCATCCGCAGCCTCAGCGAGAACGGCGAACGCCAGCTGGAACTGCACGCCCACGCGGTCGAAAGCGAGATCAGCAAATACACCTACCTGCCCAGCCTGCTGGAACTCGAATCCAGTGTGTCGCTGCTGCTCAACGACCCGACGCCGGAGCACCGGCAGACCGTCAACAATTACCTCGAAGGCCTGAACCGGCGCAGCCGCAGTCGGGCCATTTACGTGATGGACACCACCGGTCGCGTGCTGGCCACCAGCAACTGGCGCGACGTCGACAGCTACCTGGGTGAAGACCTGTCGTTCCGGGCCTATTTCCAGAATGCCGTGCGCGGCCAGCCCGGGCGCTTCTACGGCATCGGCAGCACCAACGGCGAACCCGGCTACTACCTGGCCCACGGCCTGGAAGAACAGGGCAAGATCATCGGCGTGGCGGTGGTCAAGGTACGCCTGGAGGCCCTGGAAGAACGCTGGCAACGCGCCCGCCTGGAAGGCTTCGTCAGCGACGAGAACGGCATCATCATCCTCTCCAGCGACCCGGCCCGGCGCCTCCGCTCGGTACGCCCGCTGAGCGACGACACCAAGGAACGCCTGGCGCGCAGCCTGCAATATTACTGGTTCACCCTCAACGAACTGGAGCCGCTGGCCCGCGAACGCCTGGCCGAAGGCGTGGAGAAGCTGACCTTCCCGGCCAACACCGAGCTGGTGTCCGACGACAAGGAAATCAGCTACCTGTCCCAGACCCGGCCCCTGAGCGATACGCCCTGGAACTTCACCCTGCTGACCCCGCTCAAGGACCTGCGCCGCGAAGCCATCAACCAGGGCATCCTGGTGGCCGTGGCCTTCGCCCTGGTGGCTTTCCTGCTGATTGCCTGGAACGAGCGGCGCAAGGTCATCGCCACCCGCCTCGCCGCCCGCGAAGCCCTGCAGGAAGCCAACAACCAGCTGGAACGGCGGATCGCCGAACGCACCAGCGACCTGCGCGCCAGCAACGAACGGCTCAAGGGCCAGATCCGCGAACGCCGCCAGGCCGAGGAAACCCTGCGCCGCGCCCAGGACGAACTGGTCCAGGCCGGCAAGCTCGCCGCCATCGGCCAGATGTCCACCAGCATCGCCCATGAACTGAACCAGCCGCTGGCCGCCCTGCGCACCCTGTCCGGCAACACCGTGCGTTTCCTCGAGCGCGGCGCCCTGGATACCGCCAGCACCAACCTCAAGACCATCAACGAACTGATCGACCGCATGGGCCGCATCACCGCCAGCCTGCGTTCCTTCGCCCGTCGTGGCGAGGACCAGGGCGAAGCCAGCCTCGGCAAGGCCGTGGACGCCGCCCTGCAGCTGCTCAACGCGCGCCTGGAAAACCTGCCGCTGCAATTGCACCGCGACTTCAGCGAAGTCCAGGTACGGATCGACCAGACCCGACTGGAGCAGATCCTGGTCAACCTGATCGGCAACGCCCTGGACGCCATGCAGGCCCAGCCGCGACCGGAGCTGTGGCTGGAAGGCGAAAGCGTCGAAGGCAAATACCGCCTGCGGGTGCGCGACAACGGCCATGGCATCGACGCCGAGGCGCGCAAGCATCTGTTCGAACCCTTCTTCACCACCAAACCCGGCGAGCAGGGCCTGGGCCTCGGCCTGACCCTGTCCGCCAGCCTGGCCGCCGCCACGGGTGGCAACCTGGGCGTCGAGCACCCGGCCGACGGCGGTACCGCCTTCGTCCTCAGCCTGCCCCTGGTCAGCCCTACACAAGCCGAGCTGCTATGA
- the aauR gene encoding two-component response regulator AauR, whose amino-acid sequence MNNDLTVLIVEDDPHVLLGCQQALALEDIPCVGVGSAEEALERVGDNFAGIVISDIRLPGIDGLELLTRLKARDRSLPVVLITGHGDISMAVGAMQKGAYDFMEKPFSPERLVDVARRALEQRGLAREVSSLRRQLAERDSLEGRIIGRSPAMQHLRELIANVADTSANVLIEGETGTGKELVARCLHDFSRRHTHQFVALNCGGLPENLFESEIFGHEANAFTGAGKRRIGKIEHAHEGTLFLDEVESMPMNLQIKLLRVLQERTLERLGSNQSVAVDCRVIAATKSDLDELGRANQFRSDLYYRLNVVTLELPPLRERREDILQLFEHFLQQSSLRFDRAAPELDNQTLSNLMSHDWPGNVRELRNVAERFALGLPAFKKSSGNAAQGLGFAEAVEAFERNLLGDALQRSGGNLTQASQELGMAKTTLFDKVKKYGLSH is encoded by the coding sequence ATGAACAACGACCTTACCGTCCTGATCGTCGAAGACGACCCCCATGTCCTGCTCGGCTGCCAGCAGGCCCTGGCCCTGGAAGACATTCCCTGCGTCGGCGTCGGCAGCGCCGAAGAAGCCCTGGAGCGGGTCGGCGACAACTTCGCCGGGATCGTCATCAGCGATATCCGCCTGCCGGGCATCGACGGCCTGGAGCTGCTGACCCGCCTCAAGGCCCGTGATCGCAGCCTGCCGGTGGTGCTGATCACCGGCCACGGCGATATCTCCATGGCCGTCGGCGCGATGCAGAAAGGCGCCTATGACTTCATGGAAAAGCCCTTCTCCCCCGAGCGCCTGGTGGACGTCGCCCGGCGCGCCCTGGAGCAGCGCGGGCTGGCCCGGGAAGTGTCGTCGCTGCGCCGCCAGCTGGCCGAGCGCGATTCCCTCGAAGGACGGATCATCGGCCGTTCGCCGGCCATGCAGCACCTGCGGGAGCTGATCGCCAACGTCGCCGACACCTCGGCCAACGTGCTGATCGAAGGCGAGACCGGTACCGGCAAGGAACTGGTCGCCCGTTGCCTGCATGATTTCAGCCGCCGGCACACCCACCAGTTCGTCGCCCTCAACTGCGGCGGCCTGCCGGAAAACCTGTTCGAAAGCGAGATCTTCGGCCACGAGGCCAACGCCTTCACCGGCGCCGGCAAGCGGCGCATCGGCAAGATCGAGCACGCCCACGAAGGCACGCTGTTCCTCGACGAAGTGGAAAGCATGCCGATGAACCTGCAGATCAAACTGCTGCGGGTGTTGCAGGAGCGCACCCTGGAGCGCCTCGGTTCGAACCAGAGCGTGGCGGTGGATTGCCGGGTGATCGCGGCGACCAAGTCCGACCTCGACGAACTGGGGCGCGCCAACCAGTTCCGCAGCGACCTGTATTACCGCCTGAACGTGGTGACCCTGGAGCTGCCACCGTTGCGCGAACGTCGCGAGGACATCCTGCAGCTGTTCGAACACTTCCTGCAGCAATCGTCCCTGCGCTTCGACCGCGCCGCGCCGGAGCTGGACAACCAGACCCTGTCGAACCTGATGAGCCATGACTGGCCAGGCAACGTGCGCGAGTTGCGCAACGTCGCCGAACGTTTTGCCCTGGGCCTGCCGGCGTTCAAGAAGTCCAGCGGCAACGCTGCGCAGGGCCTGGGCTTTGCCGAGGCGGTCGAGGCCTTCGAGCGCAACCTGCTGGGCGACGCCTTGCAACGCAGCGGCGGCAACCTGACCCAGGCCAGCCAGGAACTGGGCATGGCCAAGACCACGCTGTTCGACAAGGTCAAGAAATACGGCCTGAGCCACTAA
- a CDS encoding GlpM family protein: MLKACLGAAVVVILAALAKTRNYYIAGLVPLFPTFALIAHYIVGKGRSIDDLKTTILFGMWSIIPYFVYLATLYVVVDRLRLETSLAVAAVAWLMAATVLVSVWVRVHA; encoded by the coding sequence TTGCTCAAAGCCTGCCTGGGCGCCGCCGTGGTGGTGATCCTCGCCGCCCTGGCCAAGACCCGGAATTACTACATCGCCGGCCTGGTGCCGCTGTTCCCGACCTTCGCCCTGATCGCCCACTACATCGTCGGCAAGGGCCGCTCCATCGACGACCTGAAGACCACAATCCTGTTCGGCATGTGGTCGATCATTCCCTACTTCGTGTACCTGGCGACCCTCTACGTGGTGGTCGACCGCCTGCGCCTGGAAACCTCCCTGGCAGTGGCCGCGGTGGCCTGGCTGATGGCCGCCACCGTGCTGGTCAGCGTCTGGGTCCGCGTCCACGCCTGA
- a CDS encoding arginase family protein, translating to MNILDLDHSLTAQEPVQRRLRSGQARRLDLLDLGPKLRLWSTERTYRHFTERLRQRPAHSGPQPEIFFVGSGDYHHLTPAFLADLQQPVSLIHFDNHPDWVRFAPRRHCGSWVNRALQLPHIQRIVTLGPCSDDLHNPQLRGGNLGALRHGKLQLFPWEHAPSKVWGRVGDGAGHQQQENHLHWRNLAGLDWPAFLDQLIASLPTQAIWITIDKDVLASADAATNWDQGGMRLSHLLQALRSLAAGKRILGIDICGEFAAPAFSNAFKRWEARSDQPPAERWSAADLLRNSTTNEALMALFEELFP from the coding sequence TTGAACATTCTCGATCTCGACCACAGCCTGACCGCCCAGGAGCCTGTCCAGCGCCGGCTGCGCAGCGGCCAGGCGCGACGCCTGGACCTGCTGGACCTGGGCCCGAAACTGCGGCTCTGGTCCACCGAACGCACCTACCGCCACTTCACCGAGCGCCTGCGGCAAAGGCCCGCCCACAGCGGCCCGCAGCCGGAAATCTTCTTTGTCGGCTCCGGTGACTACCACCACCTGACCCCGGCCTTCCTCGCCGACCTGCAACAGCCGGTCAGCCTGATCCACTTCGACAACCACCCCGACTGGGTGCGCTTCGCGCCGCGCCGCCACTGCGGTTCCTGGGTCAACCGGGCGCTGCAGCTGCCGCACATCCAGCGCATCGTCACCCTCGGGCCGTGCAGCGACGACCTGCACAACCCGCAGCTGCGCGGCGGCAACCTCGGCGCGCTGCGCCACGGCAAGCTGCAGCTGTTTCCCTGGGAGCACGCGCCCTCCAAGGTCTGGGGCCGGGTCGGCGACGGCGCCGGGCACCAGCAGCAGGAAAACCACCTGCACTGGCGCAACCTGGCCGGGCTCGACTGGCCAGCCTTCCTCGACCAGTTGATCGCCAGCCTGCCCACCCAGGCGATCTGGATCACCATCGACAAGGACGTGCTGGCCAGCGCCGACGCCGCGACCAACTGGGACCAGGGCGGCATGCGCCTGAGCCACCTGCTGCAGGCCCTGCGCAGCCTGGCGGCGGGCAAGCGCATCCTCGGTATCGACATCTGCGGCGAGTTCGCCGCGCCGGCCTTCAGCAATGCCTTCAAGCGCTGGGAAGCACGCTCCGACCAACCGCCGGCCGAACGCTGGAGCGCGGCCGACCTGCTGCGCAATTCGACCACCAACGAAGCCCTGATGGCGCTGTTCGAGGAGCTGTTCCCGTGA
- a CDS encoding DMT family transporter, with product MTLTVVLLVAFSIVLDVIGQLCFKLGLDRLPELEGGFRLNAFWGQVFNAPLLWCGIGAYVIEFFVWLEALSRAPLSLLFPAAALAYCGVVLAGKLILGEHVSRRRWLGTLVITLGVMLVCVAST from the coding sequence GTGACCCTGACCGTTGTCTTGCTGGTGGCGTTTTCCATTGTCCTGGACGTGATCGGCCAGCTCTGTTTCAAGCTCGGCCTGGACCGCCTGCCGGAGCTGGAAGGCGGTTTTCGCCTGAATGCCTTCTGGGGCCAGGTGTTCAACGCGCCGCTGCTGTGGTGCGGCATCGGCGCCTATGTGATCGAGTTTTTCGTCTGGCTCGAAGCCCTGTCCCGCGCGCCGCTGAGCCTGCTGTTTCCGGCGGCGGCCCTGGCCTATTGCGGCGTGGTCCTGGCCGGCAAGCTGATTCTCGGCGAGCACGTCAGCCGCCGACGCTGGCTGGGCACCCTGGTCATCACCCTCGGCGTGATGCTGGTGTGCGTCGCCAGCACCTGA
- a CDS encoding DMT family transporter, translating to MTAQTHGWLHGRLGTLVLWALLIGFESAGQIATKVGGDQLGQMDFNLQWLAAVAVNPGVLLAIACYIGAFFVWMLILRRSSLSLAFPLSSLVFVVVLLGSWLGLGEQISLLHWVGVLVIVSGIALLAEGEEA from the coding sequence ATGACTGCACAGACTCACGGCTGGCTCCACGGGCGCCTTGGCACCCTGGTGCTCTGGGCCCTGCTGATCGGCTTCGAAAGCGCCGGCCAGATCGCCACCAAGGTCGGCGGCGACCAGCTGGGCCAGATGGATTTCAACCTGCAATGGCTGGCCGCGGTGGCGGTCAACCCGGGGGTACTGCTAGCGATTGCCTGCTACATCGGCGCGTTCTTCGTGTGGATGCTGATCCTGCGGCGCAGCAGCCTGTCCCTGGCCTTCCCCCTGAGCTCGCTGGTGTTCGTGGTGGTGTTGCTCGGCTCCTGGCTGGGCCTGGGCGAGCAGATCAGCCTGCTGCACTGGGTCGGCGTGCTGGTGATAGTCAGCGGGATCGCCCTGCTGGCCGAGGGCGAAGAAGCCTAG
- a CDS encoding fatty acid desaturase family protein, producing the protein MARPAYRLLAHSLWDIVPILMALAHFSFVLWLVLAFHSLSWWVILPAASLYALSLSWSINSISHNQIHNAYFSLPWLNRGFDLLLSVTIGFSQTLYRDIHNRHHRGNSDRPGPDSTTIDPLSIYLHGRNGQPDNVWAYTFLSFFRDDPKAIYQEMQRKRPADARWVKVEIGVTVLAYVALALYDWHALLVLLPFWYLGQSLSSLNGYYEHLGGNPDLPIAWGVSSYSWLYNLIWMNNGYHAEHHYRPKMHWTRVKAFHREIREQQRAAGVKVIPLAHGLGFLLKHPKR; encoded by the coding sequence ATGGCTCGTCCCGCTTATCGCCTGCTCGCCCATTCGCTGTGGGACATCGTCCCGATCCTGATGGCCCTGGCGCATTTTTCCTTCGTCCTGTGGCTGGTGCTGGCCTTTCACAGCCTGTCCTGGTGGGTGATCCTGCCGGCGGCGTCGTTGTATGCGCTCAGCCTGTCGTGGAGCATCAACAGCATTTCCCACAACCAGATCCACAACGCCTATTTCAGCCTGCCGTGGCTGAACCGCGGATTCGATCTGCTGCTGTCGGTGACCATCGGTTTTTCCCAGACCCTGTACCGCGATATCCACAACCGCCATCACCGTGGCAACTCGGATCGGCCCGGGCCGGACAGCACCACGATCGACCCGCTGTCGATCTACCTGCATGGCCGCAACGGCCAGCCGGACAATGTCTGGGCCTATACCTTCCTGAGTTTTTTCCGCGACGACCCCAAGGCCATCTACCAGGAAATGCAGCGCAAGCGCCCGGCGGACGCACGTTGGGTCAAGGTGGAAATCGGCGTGACGGTATTGGCCTACGTGGCGCTGGCGCTATACGACTGGCATGCGCTGCTGGTGCTGCTGCCGTTCTGGTACCTGGGACAGTCGCTGTCCTCGCTCAACGGCTATTACGAACACCTGGGCGGCAACCCGGACCTGCCGATCGCCTGGGGCGTGAGTTCCTACAGCTGGCTCTACAACCTGATCTGGATGAACAACGGCTACCACGCCGAACACCACTACCGGCCGAAGATGCACTGGACCCGGGTCAAGGCCTTCCACCGCGAGATCCGCGAACAGCAGCGGGCGGCAGGGGTGAAGGTGATTCCGCTGGCCCATGGCCTGGGCTTTCTGCTGAAACACCCCAAGCGCTGA
- a CDS encoding MipA/OmpV family protein gives MFSFTRSTLLAALLSLGAVCGAFAEDGGQDGLSGALGLGIGYQPHDPSGSRHDTVPLPYVDLEWGDVSLDTDDGLTWDAFKAKGFSAGPYINYLPGRNANGSLRGLRDVPNMADVGGYIQYAPDDFWRLFASLGSAVAAGEGQGGLLGKVGGEIGYPLGLGIIGSSNLTAHFADARQTQTFFGISDAEAQATGIGRYSAGGGLQNLTLTQNLQVPLGGNWSWMTSASWIHLTGSAADSTLVRERGEVNQGQVQTALSYQF, from the coding sequence ATGTTCAGCTTCACACGCTCCACCCTGCTCGCCGCCCTGCTGTCTCTGGGGGCTGTCTGCGGGGCTTTCGCCGAGGACGGAGGCCAGGATGGTCTGAGCGGCGCGCTGGGCCTGGGCATCGGTTACCAGCCCCATGACCCCAGCGGCAGCCGGCATGACACCGTGCCCTTGCCCTATGTCGATCTGGAGTGGGGCGATGTCAGCCTCGACACCGACGACGGCCTGACCTGGGACGCCTTCAAGGCCAAGGGTTTCAGCGCCGGGCCCTATATCAACTACTTGCCGGGACGCAACGCCAACGGCTCGCTGCGCGGCCTGCGGGATGTGCCGAACATGGCCGATGTCGGCGGCTACATCCAATACGCGCCGGACGACTTCTGGCGCCTGTTCGCCTCCCTCGGCAGCGCGGTGGCCGCGGGCGAGGGCCAGGGCGGCCTGCTGGGCAAGGTCGGCGGCGAAATCGGTTATCCCCTGGGCCTGGGGATCATCGGCAGCAGCAACCTCACCGCGCATTTCGCCGACGCCCGGCAGACCCAGACCTTCTTTGGCATCAGCGACGCCGAGGCCCAGGCCACGGGCATCGGCCGCTACAGCGCCGGCGGCGGTTTGCAGAACCTGACCCTGACCCAGAACCTGCAGGTGCCCCTGGGCGGCAACTGGTCGTGGATGACCAGCGCCAGCTGGATTCACCTGACAGGCTCGGCGGCCGACAGCACCCTGGTGCGCGAGCGCGGCGAAGTGAACCAGGGCCAGGTCCAGACCGCCCTCAGCTACCAGTTCTGA
- a CDS encoding MtnX-like HAD-IB family phosphatase, with protein sequence MMHWHIVCDFDGTITRTDVIDNVLQRFADPSWEDIEQQWLDGHIGSRECLSRQLALVKASPAELLACFDSVEIDPDFPDFVDHVIGLGASLEVVSDGIEQGIARILARHYVSLLPILANRLRQVDQRSWRIDFPHSSDACRAASGNCKCKSTPKGKRVLVIGDGQSDMCVAASADFVFAKGRLAEYCQRHAIPHATFDSFAELPALLALLPNEAANAGTFTLDNTTEHSVHTQELFHHV encoded by the coding sequence ATGATGCACTGGCATATCGTGTGTGACTTCGACGGGACCATCACCCGCACCGACGTGATCGACAACGTCCTCCAACGCTTCGCCGACCCGAGCTGGGAAGACATCGAGCAGCAATGGCTGGACGGCCATATCGGCTCCCGGGAATGCCTCAGCCGCCAACTGGCGCTGGTCAAGGCCTCGCCCGCCGAATTGCTGGCCTGCTTCGACAGCGTCGAGATCGATCCCGACTTCCCCGACTTCGTCGATCACGTGATCGGCCTGGGCGCGTCCCTGGAAGTGGTCAGCGACGGCATCGAGCAAGGCATCGCGCGAATCCTCGCGCGCCACTACGTGAGCCTGCTGCCGATCCTCGCCAACCGTCTGCGCCAGGTCGACCAACGCAGCTGGCGCATCGACTTCCCGCATTCCAGCGACGCCTGCCGCGCCGCGTCCGGCAACTGCAAATGCAAATCCACGCCCAAGGGCAAGCGGGTGCTGGTGATCGGCGACGGCCAGTCCGACATGTGCGTGGCCGCCAGCGCCGACTTCGTGTTCGCCAAGGGCCGCCTGGCCGAGTACTGCCAACGCCACGCCATTCCCCACGCAACCTTCGACTCCTTCGCCGAACTGCCGGCACTGCTGGCGCTGTTGCCCAACGAAGCGGCCAACGCCGGCACCTTCACCCTCGACAACACCACCGAACACTCCGTACACACTCAGGAACTCTTCCACCATGTCTGA
- a CDS encoding aspartate aminotransferase family protein: MSDIRIATAEDQVLLEKEAKYCSYGDTVHYIEPPRIFSRCEGSYVWDTSDQAYLDLQMWYSAVNFGYANPRLNNALKQQIDSLPQIASQYLHKGKIELSEMIAVDAKKKFGLDGRVHFNVGGSQSIEDSLKVVRNATNGKSLMFAFEGGYHGRTLGASSITSSYRYRRRYGHFGERANFIPFPYHFRGPKGMTKEEYGSHCVQQFARLFETEYNGVWDPKVGQSEYAAFYVEPIQGTGGYVIPPMNFYSELKHVLDQHGILMVVDEIQMGFYRTGKLWSIEHFDVKPDVIVFGKALTNGLNPLGGIWAREELINPKVFPPGSTHSTFASNPLGTAVGLEMFKMTSETDYGAMVMEKGKYFLEGLKDLQKRYPIIGDVDGLGLALRCEICTSDGFTPDKATLDYMVEEGMKGDIEINGQRLGLILDVGGYYKNVITLAPSLEISYAEIDLGIALLDRLLDRAMKR; the protein is encoded by the coding sequence ATGTCTGACATTCGTATCGCGACCGCAGAAGACCAGGTGCTTCTGGAAAAAGAAGCCAAGTACTGCTCCTACGGCGACACCGTCCACTACATCGAACCGCCACGGATCTTCAGCCGCTGCGAGGGCTCCTACGTCTGGGACACCAGCGACCAGGCTTACCTCGACCTGCAGATGTGGTACTCGGCGGTGAACTTCGGTTATGCCAACCCACGCCTGAACAATGCTCTCAAGCAACAGATCGACAGCCTGCCGCAGATCGCCAGCCAGTACCTGCACAAGGGCAAGATCGAGCTCTCGGAAATGATCGCGGTCGATGCCAAGAAGAAATTCGGCCTCGACGGCCGCGTGCACTTCAACGTCGGCGGCTCGCAGTCCATCGAGGACTCGCTGAAAGTCGTGCGCAACGCCACCAACGGCAAGAGCCTGATGTTCGCCTTCGAGGGCGGCTACCACGGCCGCACCCTCGGTGCCTCGTCGATCACCTCCAGCTACCGCTACCGTCGCCGCTACGGCCACTTCGGCGAGCGCGCCAACTTCATTCCCTTCCCCTACCACTTCCGCGGCCCCAAGGGCATGACCAAGGAAGAGTACGGCAGCCACTGCGTGCAGCAGTTCGCCCGACTGTTCGAGACCGAATACAACGGCGTGTGGGACCCGAAAGTCGGCCAGAGCGAATACGCCGCCTTCTACGTCGAGCCGATCCAGGGCACCGGCGGCTACGTGATCCCGCCGATGAACTTCTACAGCGAGCTCAAGCATGTGCTCGACCAGCACGGCATCCTGATGGTGGTCGACGAGATCCAGATGGGCTTCTACCGCACCGGCAAGCTGTGGTCGATCGAGCACTTCGACGTCAAGCCGGACGTGATCGTCTTCGGCAAGGCCCTGACCAACGGCCTCAATCCCCTAGGCGGCATCTGGGCCCGCGAAGAACTGATCAACCCCAAGGTGTTCCCGCCGGGTTCGACCCACTCGACCTTCGCCTCCAACCCGCTGGGTACCGCGGTGGGCCTGGAAATGTTCAAGATGACCAGCGAGACCGACTACGGCGCCATGGTCATGGAGAAGGGCAAGTACTTCCTGGAAGGCCTCAAGGACCTGCAGAAGCGCTACCCGATCATCGGCGACGTCGACGGCCTGGGCCTGGCGCTGCGCTGCGAGATCTGCACCAGCGACGGTTTCACGCCGGACAAGGCGACCCTGGACTACATGGTCGAGGAAGGCATGAAGGGCGACATCGAAATCAACGGCCAGCGC